Proteins encoded within one genomic window of Augochlora pura isolate Apur16 chromosome 11, APUR_v2.2.1, whole genome shotgun sequence:
- the LOC144476784 gene encoding uncharacterized protein LOC144476784: MWTKLTALLLLLAVVSSATIDNSERRCVEGKTYNDGCNNCFCSGGHTACTYMACLTRDPETGEMVPKETVPPPEDYWVA; the protein is encoded by the exons ATGTGGACGAAACTGACCGCTCTGCTCTTGCTGCTCGCTGTCGTGTCATCAGCGACTATCGACAACTCAG AACGGAGATGCGTGGAGGGAAAAACTTATAACGACGGATGCAACAATTGCTTTTGCTCGGGTGGCCATACGGCGTGCACTTATATGGCGTGCCTGACTCGGGACCCCGAAACCGGCGAAATGGTGCCGAAGGAAACTGTGCCTCCTCCGGAAGATTACTGGGTCGCATAA
- the LOC144476783 gene encoding uncharacterized protein LOC144476783: protein MWTKITGLFLLLAVVTTVTAKKPERRCVEGKSYNDGCNDCLCMGGKTACTSMACGKYDPKTGSFEMADTLPPPEDYWVA, encoded by the exons ATGTGGACGAAAATCACTGGTTTGTTCTTGCTGCTTGCTGTCGTGACAACTGTGACCGCCAAGAAACCAG AAAGGAGATGCGTGGAGGGAAAAAGTTATAACGACGGATGCAACGATTGTCTTTGTATGGGAGGCAAAACGGCGTGCACCAGTATGGCGTGCGGGAAATACGACCCTAAGACAGGCTCCTTCGAGATGGCAGATACACTGCCTCCTCCGGAAGACTACTGGGTTGCCTAA
- the LOC144476785 gene encoding uncharacterized protein LOC144476785: protein MWTKLTALLLLLAVVSSATIDNSERRCVDGKSYYDGCNHCSCARGYTMCTLRGCFFRDPETGEMVPKESVPPPEDYWVA, encoded by the exons ATGTGGACGAAACTGACCGCTCTGCTTTTGCTGCTCGCTGTCGTGTCATCAGCGACTATCGACAACTCAG AAAGGAGATGCGTGGACGGGAAAAGTTATTACGACGGGTGCAATCATTGCTCTTGTGCGAGAGGCTATACGATGTGCACGTTGAGAGGGTGCTTCTTTAGAGACCCCGAAACCGGCGAAATGGTGCCGAAGGAATCTGTGCCTCCTCCGGAAGATTACTGGGTCGCATAA